TTTTTTGCTGTGCATCTTTTTGGGTCATCTTGGGCAAGGTGGTAAACAACAAGGTTGTATCTCTTTTTCACGTTTTTTTTAATGGGCATGGCTTTATTAATCCTGCGAATCGTGCTTAAATATCCCCTAGAATTGGTAACGTAAAGAATTTTACTGCCGAGATGCGGATGTGTATTAAGAGAAAAAATTGACTAAGTTATCACATATCTGGGTAGATGTTGCAAATTTCGGGAACGTCATTGGACGAAAAAGTTTTAGTTATCGCAAATATTACAAAAAGGGATAACATGGGAAGTGTGTTTGTATTTAAAGTGGCTTTGAAGCATCGAAAGGGGATCTGGCGTCGTATCGAGATTAGAGGCAGCCAGATGCTTAAGGATTTTGATCAAATCATTCGTGAAACATTCAAGCATGATACAATGGATCATTTGGGCGAATTCTTTAGAGAACAGTGGCCACACGGGGGATTTGGAGAAATTGATCCTTTTGGGGGAGGGAATGGAGCCAGAAAACGAATAGAGCAACTCGGTTTAACTGAGGGCGATAAGCTGGGATACATTTATGACTTTGGTGACAATATCCAGCATATTGTTACTTTAGAAAAGGTTACAGAACCAGAAAGCGGAGTTGAATATCCTCGCATCGTTTCCCAAAACGATCCTAAATATCGCTACTGCGAGACATGCAAAAAGCGAGGAAAGAAGACAATTGCTACTTGGATTTGTATCACATGTTCAAATGAGAAGGGAAGAGAAGTGCTTTTATGTGAAGATTGCGTGAGTAAAGAGCACGATGACCACTATGCCGAGGAGATGGTTTACTGATATATCTTGAGAAAAATCCATTGAAGGGAGTTCTGGCGGTACAGTCCTGTAATCCATATTAAAGTTGTAAGATGGCAAAATCGTGCAATTTTGGCAACCGTTAGCTATACCTCATATCCCATCTCTGCAAGCTTTTCCGGCAGATATTTATCTGTTACGTAATCCAGGCCGTACTTCGCTAAAGCCTGCTGTTCCGACTTCTTTTTCATTTTAAGCTGCAGTTTTATCTCGCTCTCCCAGAAATCATCGCGGAAACGGGGATCGGAAAGTTCCGCCTTCAGGGCGGATACGTCTTCATTCGTAAGGTCATCTGTTGGCAGTTCGTAGTTAAGAATGTCTGATGGTGTTATCCCTAAAAATTCTGCAGAAGGTGTTGCAAGGTATTCTGAAATGTGTGCGGTTTTTATTGCCCCGTATGCAACCGAGGCAAATATGCGATATGACCATGGATCACCATCTGTAAATACGATAATGGGCAGCTTTTTTTCTTCATTGAGCCTTTTTATGAATCTTCTTGTTGAGCGTGCCGGTTGTCCCTTGAGATGGACGAGTATGGTGTTTTTGTTCTCATCAAACCCGTTTTCTACAAGTCGGTCAAACATACCGCCAGTTTCCACAGCCATTACAATTTTGGCGTTCGTTCCTTTGATCTTTAATTTTTCTTTTTCCACGTTATAAGGTATGGAGTAGCCGCTGTCACCAACATCATCCTGGCAATGTATTATCCTTTTTTCTCCCTTTCTGGTTATTTCTTCTATTACCAGATCGCCCATCACTCTTGCTCCGTCCTCCTCCGGCCTAAGACTCATGTCCTCTCTCAGTTTCTTTGTAAGTATTTCTAGGTCTTCTGCAAGTCGGTCGGAATCGCCCTGTGAAGAAAATTTTCCTTCGCCCCATCCTTCCGATATGTAGTACAGTTCTCTCAGAGTTGATGACTTATTTTGTTCTATCATCTTTTTAATAAAATCTATGGTATAAGTGGTTCTAAGAAGCATGTACGCCCCTGATAAAGATACGACAGAGCGGGTGGACATGTTATTTCCATATTTCCATACCCTGTATTTTCCATCAAATGCGATATTGGATTTTGTCCTTGAGGGAACTTTAAGCTCTGGTATCCTCGAGTTGTTAAAATCCTCATATATTTCCTCGGCTATTTTCATCATTTCTTTTACAGCAGCCTTCTTGCGTTCTGCCATCGTCATTTTAACTTCCCTCCCATTTCTCGGCACCTATTACATTCACGGGATTAATTCCCTTTACATACAAACTATTTTCATCAAAATCTCCTTTTTCCATACCCAATATCTGGAAAGATAACTCTCTCCTCTCCGCAGGCTTTATCCCGTCTATTTTCCACATTATGTACTCCTTATTTACTTCACTTACTTCGGGTTTTATTTCCCCAATTTTTCCTTCATCGGGAATGGCGGCATACAACTCAAAACTCTGCATTTTATTTTTGTAATTTGTAATCGAGATGGTACTGATTATTCTGCCATCCATGTACTGAACTTCATCGTCAATCCAGACGATATTCATTATTTTTATTATGACATCATCTATGGAAGGAACTGGTTTTCCAAGCATCTCTGAGGATTTCTTTGCAATTTCAGGCAAAATTTTGGAAATGAGCGTAAATTTATTCTTTATTTTCACCTTTTTCTCTTTCTTCGAGAGATGGCTTTTCATCTTTCTGGCACATTGTTGCAGCGATAGTTTTATCTCTTTCTCTATTTCTTCGACATGGGCAATTGCTTCCTTTGATTCCGACGTGAAAGGAATGTTTACTGATGAAACGTGAACCAGTATTATCGCTGGGCCGAATGGAATGCCTTTTCCCCCTCTCTGCTGAAGCCCGTACCTGCGCCACTCCATATTTTTTATTCCTTTCGTTATAACGCAGTCCCCCTCCTGGTACAGTAAGGGAACTCTGTTTGCAAATCGCAGAATTTCCACTCTCTCTTCCGATGGCAGGTTGCCGCCATAGACAATGCCCGTCTCGACCAGGAATGGAATGCCGGAATGCACGTCTGGATTTCTCTTATCCGTTGAAATGAATTCGGGCGATATCGCTTCCATCTCTTTTCTCAATCCTCTCTTTATCAAAATCTCTCCAATCGGGGATAGGCAGTCCGTTGGGGGTGCCATCAATTTTACTTTTTTGAAAGCGTTAACTACTTTTCTCGCATCTTCTAGGGAAAGGTTATTGGGATTAAGAGAAGGGCTGAGGCCTGCTAACCCGACAATTTTTTTTGCTTTCTGAAGGCTGACGGAGGAAAATTCATTTGAAAAGAAGGAGGTGAGTTTTCTTGCTTTTGTCTCTTTGGCCATTTTTATGAATGTCCCGAGCTCTATCCCATACGGGTGGGGTTTTATTTCTCTTGGCTGCGGCGGTAATTTATCTGTCACTCTTTCGAAAACAGTTCTATTGCCATTGGGTTCAACGAACGTTATTTTGGCATGGGGGTTCACTATGGCCGTACTCCTTATATATTCATAAACAGACTGCTTTCTGTTCCTTACATACGTTCCCTGTATTGCCATTTCTATTCTTGTCCCACTGCTTTTTTCCCAGTGCATCATATCATTGTATACCGTTTCGGGTCTGTTCGTTTTTGTATCAATAAGAAGACTGCACCGATGCGCCGGAAAACCGTCCCCGATTTTTGATATTACAACAGTTGGCTTGCCAGTAGTCAGTTGCGAATAAAGGACAGCAGCGGATATTCCTATGCCTTGCTGTCCTCTCGACTGTTTGAGTGAATGAAAGCGGGAGCCGTAGAGAAGGCGGGCAAAAACATGGGGTATCTGCTTTTTTACTATCCCCGGGCCGTTATCCTCAACGATTATAAGGTACTCGTTATTTTCAATCTCTCTTATCTCAACAAAGATATCGGGCAATATGCCCGCCTCCTCGCAAGCATCTAGTGAGTTATCAACCGCTTCCTTTACTGAAGTTATCAAAGCCCTGGTCGACGTATCAAAGCCCAGTATCTGTTTGTTGCGTTCAAAAAATTCTGCTATAGATATCTTCCTTTGCTTTTTGGCGAGTCCCTCTGCTATAGAATGCATCCGCTGATATAACCATATGTTTTATAAAATCTTTACTACTCTGTCAATCCTTCAGGGGGTTTAAGTTTGCTGAACGCATAAGACGCTTTTTCCATATAATCCCTGTTATTTCTGAACCACTCTTCCCAGCTCTCAAGTTTTTCTTTTGTTTCCTTCAGCTCTTTATCCAAATCTTCATATACCTTGTAAAGTTTTGCCAGCCTTTCCTGTTCTTTTTTATAGAGTTCTTCCATTTCATCATATTTTTTCTTGTATTCTACATAATTCTTTAGCGGTTTCAGTTCCTCCACTCTCCTCCTCAAATTCTCTGCTTCTTTTTTGTATGGCAAGTACTTACTCAAATTTTCAACTTCTTTTTCTAACTCCATTTTCGCCGCTTTTTCTCTCTCCAGTTCTATCTGCAATTTTTCCTTATTAGACTTATATTCCTTCAATTCCTCTTCAAGTCTCTCAACTTTTTCTCTGTCTTCTTCAAGTTCTTTCAACGTTTTTACCTTTTTCTTTAAATTCTCAATTACATTTTCCTGCTCTGATAACTTACTTTTCAACTCCCCTGCCTCTTTTTTTTCTTTTGATATATCATCTTCCTGTTTTTTGTAGGCATCCCACAATTTTTCAAGGCGTGCCCGTTCCATCTCCATCTCCTTTCTGTATTTTTCCATATCGCGAAAGGCGGTTATAGCCCTCTCATCTGCTTCTCTTGATATCTTTTCCATTGAATCCAGCATTTGGAAAAGCCGCTCTATCCTATCTATATCAATTAATTCCCTGAGCCTTTTAAAAACCTCTTTCTCTTTGTAAGAACTCTGAGCAATGGAATCGATTTCTGATAAAATCTCTTCAAAATTACTTTTCATCTTCTCTACATCCCTACTATGAATAATGCTTGCTTCAGTCATTTTATCAGTCACCTAAAGAATGATATTCTGCATATTTAAATCTTCCTTAGCCACTTTCTCTTATATACCTCTTTAAGCCCCTTTCTGCCCATCAGATACGGCCGAATTGCCTTTATTGTATAAATATAGATGAATGCTGAATAAATTATCGCTATTATCACTACATATCCAGACGATCTGAAAAAAATAATGGGCCAGACTGCAAGCCCCATTAAGGAAACGATGGCAAGGTATTTCATTCTTTGTTTTCTTTTAATGCCCACTCCTATCCACGTGCCGGTGGAGCAGCTTAAAAATAAAATTGATATCGCAAGTACAGCCACGTAAAATCCCTGCATCGAAAATAGAGACGGCACGTTTCTCATCAATACTGCTCCAGATGGCGAGGCAAAGCCAAGACCGATTGAGGCACCATACAATATAATGCCCTCCTCATGCTGGAACTTGGGCAGGTTAAGAACAACCAGTTTGGTGAGGTTTTCAAAAAAGGCGAAGATGAAAGAAACGATGAGGATAACGTCTATTGCCTGCAGCATTACATCATACTCAAAAATAGTGAGAAACCATATTTCCATAAAGTATACCAATGTCCCTATCGCTATTCCCCCAATGAATGTGAGGAAGATGTACGAGCCTTTGAATTTGTTTTCATATCCCCCGAGCGTGAAGTAAAGGATGAAAAGTGCAGGTATTATTCCAATCGGCAGTAAAGCCGAGCCGATATCCATGGTGTGGTAACATGCAATATTATTTAGTAATTTTTGGTGATTGCTTAATAATAAATATAAATAATACAAAATATATTACCCTATACGATGCATGATAAGGAATTGATAAAAGATTTGCAGAGAAAAGCTCTGCGCATAAGAAAATATGTTATTGATTCTGTTTATAGGGCTGGCTCAGGCCATCCGGGCGGGAGTTTATCAATAGCGGATATATTATCATGTCTCTATTTCCACGAGATGAGGCATGATCCAAAAAATCCCGGATGGCCTGATAGGGACAGGCTTGTTTTATCTAAAGGTCATGCCTCGCCAGCCCTATATGCTGCCCTTGCCATGGCAGGATACTTTCCTGTCAGCGAGTTAAAAAATTTGCGTAAGACCGGGCATTTTTTGCAGGGCCATCCTTGCATGAGAAAAGTTCCGGGAGTTGACATGTCCACAGGCTCATTAGGCCAGGGACTCAGCGTAGGAATAGGCATGGCGCTCGCGGGAAAACTGGATAAGAAAGATTATAGGGTTTTTGTGATAATGGGGGATGGGGAAATAGATGAAGGACAGGTATGGGAGGCTGCCGCATCTGCATCCCATCATTCTCTGGATAATATCATAGTTATTCTCGATAGAAACGGGTTACAAATAGATGGGCATACGGAGGAAATACTCAATCTGGAACCCATTCAGTGGAGGTGGAGATCTTTTGGATGGGACGTGATAGAAATAGATGGGCACGATATCGATGAAATTCTTAATGCACTTCACGAAGCAGATAAAAATGATAAACCAACACTTATAATCGCATGTACTATAAAGGGTAAGGGTGTTTCATTTATGGAAGGGACTTTATCCTTTCACGGGAAGCCGCCGTCTGATGATCAGTATGTAAAGGCTATGAGTGAACTTGGACAGGTAGAGGAGGAGTTAAATGGTTGATGCTAAAATTACGGATAAGATGAGAAATTTAAGGGATGGCTACAGCTCTGCATTGATAAAACTTGGATACGCTAATGAAAATGTTGTTGTTCTGGATGCAGACCTTGCTCTCTCAACAAAGACAAAGCGTTTCGGTACAATTTTTCCGGAAAGATTCTTTGACTGTGGCATATCGGAAGCAAATATGATGGGTATGGCTGCTGGCCTTGCTACCTGCGGGAAAATATCATTTGCATCATCATTTGCGGTATTTGCAACGGGAAGGTGTTACGACCAGATAAGGCAGTCCATAGCATATCCGGAATTGAACGTAAAAATTGTTGCGACACATGCAGGCATATCTGTTGGCGGCGACGGAGCAAGCCATCAAATGCTGGAAGATATAGCATTGATGCGCGCCCTGCCAAACATGCGCGTGATTGCCCCAGCAGATGCAGTAGAGGTGGAAGATGTCATACCTGCCATTGCAGCTGAGCCAGGACCATTTTATGTAAGGATGGGGAGGGCAGACACTCCCATAATTTTCAGAAGGCATATGAAATTCAGGGTGGGGAAAGCAAAATTGTTGAGGGGAGGAAATGATATCACCATAATATCGACTGGAACGATGACAGCCGAGGCTTTGAAAGCGTATGAATTGCTGAGGAAAGACGGTGTTGAGGCGAGAGTAATTCATATGCCCACTGTAAAACCCGTAGATAAAAGGGAGGTAATGAAGGCAGCTAAGGATACTGGTTGCATAATTACATGCGAGGAACATTCGGTAATTGGGGGGCTGGGGGGAGCTGTTGCAAGGGCTATGGGAGATAACCCCGTTCCAATGAAAAGAATAGGCATTCATGATGTATTCGGTGAATCGGGAGATGCATGGGAACTCATGGAAAAGTATGGCTTAACGGCAGAAAATATAGCAAAAACAGCAAAGAAGTTGATAAAGGAGAGAAAATGAAAATATTTATCGATACAGCAGACCTGAACGAGATAAAAGAGGCGTATTCATGGGGAATCGTTGATGGTGTAACGACCAATCCTTCCCTTATAAAAAAGGCGGTTGGTAAACTGAAGGGCAAAGGAAAGGCTGTTACGATGGAGGAATACATCAAAGAAATATGCCTTGCCGTCGACGGGCCTGTAAGCCTGGAAGTTAAGGGAACAGAGGCTAAAGGAATTATAAAAGAGGCTGAATTATTATATGAAAAATTTAACCCGGTAAATAACAACGTTGTCATCAAAGTGCCGGTCAATACCGCCATGGATAGGCAAGACGAAAACTTTGAGGGGGTAAAGGCGATAAAATGGCTTGAGAGCAGGAGAATTCCAACGAATGCAACCCTTGTAATGACGGCTGAACAGGCATTGATGGCAGCTAAAGCCGGAGCAAGTTATGCAAGCCCTTTTTTGGGAAGAGTAGACGATTATATAAGAAAAAATATGGGTATTGAATTTGAAAAAGGGGATTATCATAACGCCGCCATCATAAAAAAAATCGAGGAAAGAAGAATAGGCGAAAAGATGAAAAGCGGTACATCACAACTGTATCGAAAATTAAGCAGCCTTGAATGTAATGACAGGGGCATGTACAGCGGCGTAGAACTCGTGGAAAGCATCACAAAGATATACAGGGCATATGGATTCAAGACAAAAATCATCGCAGCGAGCATAAGAAATGCCCGCCAGGCGAGGGAGGGGGCGGAACTGGGCGTAGATATTGCCACGATTCCTTTCAACGTTATAAAGGATATGATGACGCATTACAAAACAACGGAAGGAATGAAAAAATTTACAGATGATGTTGTTCCAGAATACAGGGCATTGTTTGAATAGGCGCTCTATTCTGTTGAATCCGCGCCCTTTCTTATTTTTACTATTTCATCCCTGAGGATATCCTTACAATATTCAGCAACGCTGGTATACCCCAGCTCAGGATTTTCTTCAATTATTCTTTTTATTGCATCATGCATCCCTTTGGGTAGTGACACAGAGGTATGTTTTGTCATGTTAGACATAATTATGCAATAGGAATATATAAATTGTCATGCCAGAACAATTTTGTTCTCACAGAACAACAAAACCAGTCTTGTAAAGTTTGTAAAAAGTAATTTTAATATATATATATCATAAAATTGTTATAAGTAACATTTAAATAGCGATTTTGCATTAACATTATTGGTGAAAGAATGAATGGGAAATTGAAAATAAATAAAATGGCCGGGGCAATTCTTGTGGTAGGTATACTGATGGCGGCAGGTTTTGTTACTCCAGCTTTAGCAAAAGACCAAGACAATGGTGGCGAGGAAGAGAACACTTTAAAGGAAGCGAGAAGTTTACTGCAAGGATGGAGAGATAAGTTGGCAACAGAAGGTGCTACTGCAGAGGAAGTAAAAGAAGTTATAGGAAAAATGGAGGATTATAAACAAAGTCTGGAAAAAGAAGCAAAAAATATGGCAGAATTGGATAACATAAATTTTCAAGAAATGGGCAGGGCATGCGAAGTAGTAAATGAGCTAGACGCTCGAATAGAATGGGAAAAATATTTTTTGGAGGAGTGCAAAAAAGCACAGAAGGAATATAGAGAAGCGGGAGAAAAATTTAACGTGGAAAATTTAAATCCCTTATCGATCATGACTGTTTATCCCACTGGCGGATGGAAAAAAACGAAACGAACAAGCGGTACTGGGGGTGTATATGAAGCAGATTATAATGTAAATCAGAGGAAAGGATATGCATTTTCACGTTCTGATAACTACAACTCAGGATATGGTAAATCTGCACTTTACTGGGAAACTTGGTGGTCAGCCATACCGTTACACTGGCAGGTACAATATAATGGCCAGTATTGGGGATATAGTAGTGGACATATCACATTTGCAGGATGGCCCCCTCTAGGATGGAATATGGGAAAAGTTGATATAACCTATTATGTTTGGGATACTTATAATGGTATAAAAGTAAGGGAAACAAGATTTGACGGTTATATAGCCAATTCACTTAATATGCAGTATCACGGAAATAGTTTCCATCCAACAACAGACTTTTGGCTTGGGAACAACCGCATTGAAAAATGGGAGATAGGTGTTAATTTTAAGGCAGACAGCCTTGCATGGGGTTTAGCGGATATGACTGTTAACCACTACCTTCCTCCTAACATGTGCTGGCAGTTGAACTCTATACAGATTACAACACTTTAACTTTGATTACATCTCTTTCTCTCTTTTAATTTTTATAAATCTTTAAATTAGAACAAAGGTTTATTAAAACGATGAAAAAAATAACAGCTATTTGTGTTGTGGCAATATGTGTCTTTCCCTTGGTTAATGCATCTACCCTTGAAAAGCCAGAGTGGAAAGAGGGGGATTATTGGCAGTATGCAATGGGAATGGTTGGAACTGAAGGCGAAAAAATGGCATCGACGACCATTTTGGGGGTGGAAAATATTACAATTGGTAATACCACTTACCACTGCATAGTTGCAAGACAAAAGGATAATGCATCAGAAAATTTGGTGTATTATGATGAAGAAAGTTTGGCCTTTGTAAAAGAAACAATTTATAGTAATGAAACTAACAAAACCGAAGAAAAAATTTATGATCCGCCTCTCTCTCTTTTCCAATACCCAATATTTATCGGAAAGAAATGGAATACAACAATTGAATGGATGAATACTTCTACAACTATACAGCTTGAATGTAACGGAAAAAAGGAGATATCAACAAGAGCAGGTAAATTTGATTGTTATGTTATAAAAGCGAATTATGGCCCCAACGAGACCGTCAATCCTTATTTTTATCAAGTTCTTTATACCTCAGGCATGGTGGGAAATATTGCGAAGGCAGAAAGTTATGCAAATGGTACCCTTGTGGCCTATACAGAATTATTGTCTTTTCATTATAATGCCTGCCCTAAAGAGCAGCAGAATTATGCAATTATACTACTATTAATTGCCATTGTTATCTTTATTTCATTGCTTGTTTTATACAAATTTAAACGTAATAGGTAAGAGATATGTATAGTAATCCTTGCTCTTTGCCAAATATTAAAATGGAGGAAGTTAATTTGTAAAAACAATTATTTGACTAAACCAAAAATAGGAATACATATCTACATCTATCCCATTCTTTTTTATGCCTCTGCGTATATGTACCATTGACGAAATCGTTGAAAATACCCCAATTCACAAAACATTTTATTTTGAGGATGAGGAATGCAGGAAGGCAAAGCCTGGGCAGTTTGTAATGGTCTGGATTCCTGGGGTGGACGAAATGCCCGTGTCTCTTTCCTTTATACAAGAAAAACAGGCCGTCACCGTTGAAGTCAAAGGAGAGGGGACAAAAAAAATGCATGAAACGAAAGTGGGAGATAAAATAGGGATAAGAGGGCCGTATGGAAACGGCTTCTCCACCCATGGTAATAAACTTTTATTCGTTGCGGGAGGCACAGGCATTGCCCCTCTGCTTCCATTAATAAAAATGGTGGAGGGCGAGAAAACCGTGATTCTGGGTGCCCGCACCTCCTCGCTTTTACTTTTTGAGAAAGAACTGAAAGATATGGGCGTGAAATTGTACATATCCACGGATGACGGTTCCAAAGGGCATCAAGGTTTTGCCACGGATATATTTGAGAATTTAATTGAAGAGGATTTTGACACGGTTTATACATGTGGGCCAGAGACAATGATGAAAAAAGTGCTTGGTTTATGTCTCAAAAAAAATGTACCGATGCAGGCAAGCCTTGAACGGTATATGAAATGCGGAATTGGCATATGCGATTCCTGTTCCATTGACGGTTATCACGTCTGCAAGGATGGTCCTGTTTTTAGCGGGGATATCCTTAAAAAAATGGGTGAATTTGGGAAGT
This region of Candidatus Thermoplasmatota archaeon genomic DNA includes:
- a CDS encoding ribbon-helix-helix domain-containing protein — its product is MSNMTKHTSVSLPKGMHDAIKRIIEENPELGYTSVAEYCKDILRDEIVKIRKGADSTE
- a CDS encoding DNA topoisomerase IV subunit A, translating into MAERKKAAVKEMMKIAEEIYEDFNNSRIPELKVPSRTKSNIAFDGKYRVWKYGNNMSTRSVVSLSGAYMLLRTTYTIDFIKKMIEQNKSSTLRELYYISEGWGEGKFSSQGDSDRLAEDLEILTKKLREDMSLRPEEDGARVMGDLVIEEITRKGEKRIIHCQDDVGDSGYSIPYNVEKEKLKIKGTNAKIVMAVETGGMFDRLVENGFDENKNTILVHLKGQPARSTRRFIKRLNEEKKLPIIVFTDGDPWSYRIFASVAYGAIKTAHISEYLATPSAEFLGITPSDILNYELPTDDLTNEDVSALKAELSDPRFRDDFWESEIKLQLKMKKKSEQQALAKYGLDYVTDKYLPEKLAEMGYEV
- a CDS encoding DNA topoisomerase VI subunit B, which produces MHSIAEGLAKKQRKISIAEFFERNKQILGFDTSTRALITSVKEAVDNSLDACEEAGILPDIFVEIREIENNEYLIIVEDNGPGIVKKQIPHVFARLLYGSRFHSLKQSRGQQGIGISAAVLYSQLTTGKPTVVISKIGDGFPAHRCSLLIDTKTNRPETVYNDMMHWEKSSGTRIEMAIQGTYVRNRKQSVYEYIRSTAIVNPHAKITFVEPNGNRTVFERVTDKLPPQPREIKPHPYGIELGTFIKMAKETKARKLTSFFSNEFSSVSLQKAKKIVGLAGLSPSLNPNNLSLEDARKVVNAFKKVKLMAPPTDCLSPIGEILIKRGLRKEMEAISPEFISTDKRNPDVHSGIPFLVETGIVYGGNLPSEERVEILRFANRVPLLYQEGDCVITKGIKNMEWRRYGLQQRGGKGIPFGPAIILVHVSSVNIPFTSESKEAIAHVEEIEKEIKLSLQQCARKMKSHLSKKEKKVKIKNKFTLISKILPEIAKKSSEMLGKPVPSIDDVIIKIMNIVWIDDEVQYMDGRIISTISITNYKNKMQSFELYAAIPDEGKIGEIKPEVSEVNKEYIMWKIDGIKPAERRELSFQILGMEKGDFDENSLYVKGINPVNVIGAEKWEGS
- a CDS encoding dihydroorotate dehydrogenase electron transfer subunit — encoded protein: MPLRICTIDEIVENTPIHKTFYFEDEECRKAKPGQFVMVWIPGVDEMPVSLSFIQEKQAVTVEVKGEGTKKMHETKVGDKIGIRGPYGNGFSTHGNKLLFVAGGTGIAPLLPLIKMVEGEKTVILGARTSSLLLFEKELKDMGVKLYISTDDGSKGHQGFATDIFENLIEEDFDTVYTCGPETMMKKVLGLCLKKNVPMQASLERYMKCGIGICDSCSIDGYHVCKDGPVFSGDILKKMGEFGKWKRKPSGRKESI
- a CDS encoding transaldolase family protein, with product MKIFIDTADLNEIKEAYSWGIVDGVTTNPSLIKKAVGKLKGKGKAVTMEEYIKEICLAVDGPVSLEVKGTEAKGIIKEAELLYEKFNPVNNNVVIKVPVNTAMDRQDENFEGVKAIKWLESRRIPTNATLVMTAEQALMAAKAGASYASPFLGRVDDYIRKNMGIEFEKGDYHNAAIIKKIEERRIGEKMKSGTSQLYRKLSSLECNDRGMYSGVELVESITKIYRAYGFKTKIIAASIRNARQAREGAELGVDIATIPFNVIKDMMTHYKTTEGMKKFTDDVVPEYRALFE
- a CDS encoding transketolase family protein — its product is MVDAKITDKMRNLRDGYSSALIKLGYANENVVVLDADLALSTKTKRFGTIFPERFFDCGISEANMMGMAAGLATCGKISFASSFAVFATGRCYDQIRQSIAYPELNVKIVATHAGISVGGDGASHQMLEDIALMRALPNMRVIAPADAVEVEDVIPAIAAEPGPFYVRMGRADTPIIFRRHMKFRVGKAKLLRGGNDITIISTGTMTAEALKAYELLRKDGVEARVIHMPTVKPVDKREVMKAAKDTGCIITCEEHSVIGGLGGAVARAMGDNPVPMKRIGIHDVFGESGDAWELMEKYGLTAENIAKTAKKLIKERK
- a CDS encoding transketolase, encoding MHDKELIKDLQRKALRIRKYVIDSVYRAGSGHPGGSLSIADILSCLYFHEMRHDPKNPGWPDRDRLVLSKGHASPALYAALAMAGYFPVSELKNLRKTGHFLQGHPCMRKVPGVDMSTGSLGQGLSVGIGMALAGKLDKKDYRVFVIMGDGEIDEGQVWEAAASASHHSLDNIIVILDRNGLQIDGHTEEILNLEPIQWRWRSFGWDVIEIDGHDIDEILNALHEADKNDKPTLIIACTIKGKGVSFMEGTLSFHGKPPSDDQYVKAMSELGQVEEELNG